The DNA window TGGACGCCCTGGCCGGCGTCTCCGAGCCGGAGGCCAAGCGCAAGATCATCGGCCGTGAGTTCATCCGCGTCTTCGAGCAGGCCCAGGCCGAGATCGTGGCCGAGGCCGGCGCCGGCGGCGAGGACGTCGCCTTCCTGGTCCAGGGCACCCTCTACCCCGACGTGGTCGAGTCCGGCGGCGGCACCGGCACCGCCAACATCAAGTCCCACCACAACGTGGGCGGCCTCCCCGAGGACCTGGAGTTCGAGCTCGTCGAGCCGCTCCGCCAGCTCTTCAAGGACGAGGTCCGCATGGTCGGCCAGGAGCTCGGCCTGCCGGACGAGATCGTCCAGCGCCAGCCCTTCCCGGGCCCCGGCCTCGGCATCCGCATCGTCGGCGAGGTCACCAAGGAGCGCCTCGACCTGCTGCGCGAGGCCGACGCCATCGCCCGCGAGGAGCTCACCGCCGCCGGCCTGGACCGCGAGATCTGGCAGTGCCCGGTCGTGCTCCTGGCCGACGTCCGCTCGGTCGGCGTCCAGGGCGACGGCCGCACGTACGGCCACCCGATCGTCCTGCGCCCCGTCTCGTCCGAGGACGCCATGACGGCCGACTGGACCCGCATGCCGTACGAGGTGCTGGCCCGCATCTCGACCCGCATCACGAACGAGGTCGCCGATGTGAACCGCGTGGTGCTGGACGTGACCAGCAAGCCGCCGGGCACCATCGAGTGGGAGTGATCCTCCCCCTCCCCTGATCGAACGCCGGTGCCGTCGTCCATTCGTTTGGGCGGCGGCATCGGCGTTTGCCGTGGGTACGCTGGCTGTACGGCCGAGAATCCCGTCCATGGGAGGAACCATGACCGCTGAGCCCGCGCACCACTGGCCGGTGCCGCCGCAGGACGGTTACACCGTGGACGACCTGCTGACGCTGCCCGACCTCCCGCCGCACACGGAGTTGATCGACGGGAGCCTGGTTTTCGTGAGTCCGCAGCGCTATTTCCACAGCCTCGTCATTGATCTGCTGGTGAATGACCTGCGCCGCACGGCGCCGCCCGAGGTGAGGGTCGTGCGCGAGATGACCGTAGTGATCGACAGCCGAAACGGCCCGGAGCCGGACGTCTCGATCGTGCGCGCTGCGTCGGTGGGCAGTTGGGAGCAGACCTACTTCCCGGCCGAAGCCGTACTGCTCGCCGTCGAGGTGGTCTCCCCGGACTCCGAGGCCCGCGACCAGATGACCAAGCCGTTCAAGTATGCCCGCGCCGGTATCCCGTACTTCTGGCGAGTCGACATGGCGACCACCGATCACCAGCCGGTCGTCCACGTCTTCAAGCTCGACAACGAGACGCGCGCCTACACGTCGACCGGGACGTACCAGGGCAACCTCAAACTCACCGTTCCTTTCGACATCGACATCGACCTCACCCAGATTCGCCTCTGAGGCGACGGCGGGACGGCGGAGCCCTGGTGTGGCCAGGCTCCGCCAAATTAGTGGCGCGATGACGAGACGAGACGTATCGTTCTTTCTTGAGGCCGCACTCGCCCTCGAACCCCCAGGAAGGGACTCCCATGCCCCGGACCGAAGCCCGAACCCTCACCGTTGAGGTCACCTCCGGC is part of the Streptomyces roseifaciens genome and encodes:
- a CDS encoding Uma2 family endonuclease yields the protein MTAEPAHHWPVPPQDGYTVDDLLTLPDLPPHTELIDGSLVFVSPQRYFHSLVIDLLVNDLRRTAPPEVRVVREMTVVIDSRNGPEPDVSIVRAASVGSWEQTYFPAEAVLLAVEVVSPDSEARDQMTKPFKYARAGIPYFWRVDMATTDHQPVVHVFKLDNETRAYTSTGTYQGNLKLTVPFDIDIDLTQIRL